In Gemmata obscuriglobus, a single genomic region encodes these proteins:
- a CDS encoding gamma-glutamyl-gamma-aminobutyrate hydrolase family protein has product MSSRRPVIGIATQTLPAVPGERQACWLMGRSYIEELRKVGAVPWVIPLVPHDPDTLQEIFNRLDGVFITGGVDVDPSRYGEPKTELCGTTDTDRDAVEIALLKHALAAKLPVLAVCRGIQILNVTCGGTLYQDVHAQVPAALKHDFFPTPDRPSRKYLAHDITVKAGSRMRNILGDAVVPVNSMHHQAIKDLAPRLAATAFAPDGIIEGVEGVDDQYVVAVQWHPEELTETQPGMARLFTTFAQAASAA; this is encoded by the coding sequence ATGTCATCGCGCCGACCCGTAATCGGGATCGCAACCCAAACCCTTCCCGCCGTACCGGGTGAGCGGCAGGCGTGTTGGCTAATGGGCCGTAGCTACATTGAGGAGTTGCGTAAGGTGGGTGCGGTACCGTGGGTCATCCCGCTGGTACCGCACGACCCCGATACGCTTCAGGAGATCTTCAACCGGCTCGACGGGGTGTTCATCACCGGCGGCGTGGACGTGGACCCGTCGCGCTACGGTGAACCGAAGACCGAGCTTTGCGGCACCACGGATACGGACCGCGACGCGGTGGAGATCGCGCTGCTCAAGCACGCTCTGGCCGCGAAACTCCCTGTTCTGGCGGTGTGCCGGGGCATTCAGATCCTGAACGTCACCTGTGGCGGTACGCTGTACCAAGATGTCCACGCGCAGGTGCCCGCCGCGCTGAAGCACGATTTCTTCCCGACCCCCGACCGCCCGAGCCGCAAGTACCTCGCGCACGACATCACGGTGAAGGCCGGGTCGCGGATGCGAAACATCCTGGGCGACGCGGTGGTGCCCGTCAACAGCATGCACCATCAAGCGATTAAAGACCTCGCCCCGCGGCTCGCGGCCACCGCCTTCGCGCCCGACGGCATCATCGAGGGTGTGGAAGGGGTTGACGACCAGTACGTTGTGGCGGTGCAGTGGCACCCAGAAGAACTGACGGAAACGCAGCCTGGGATGGCCCGGTTGTTCACCACCTTTGCACAGGCCGCCAGCGCGGCATAG
- a CDS encoding serine hydrolase — protein MRYLALVCLGLLPPHASAADLESRITPLVKEHKGKVAVAVKHLKTGEEFYLNADEPMPTASLIKLPIMVEAYWQAKEDKIKFDKPVTLAKGDKVPGSGILTPHFSEGAAFPLKDAIRLMIVYSDNTATNMVIDQIGLPATGERMAQLGLKNTKVNAKVFKPETRLSQEFGKKYGLGSTTAKEAVRLLELIDAGKVVSPEACKEMLGHLKACDDKEKLVRFLPAGTVVAHKSGSVDASKTDAGIIYTKGGPIAVCVLTDANEDKRWAADNAGQVLIGKVAKEVFDHFAEKK, from the coding sequence GTGCGTTACCTCGCGCTCGTTTGCCTCGGTTTGCTTCCCCCTCACGCTTCCGCTGCCGACCTCGAAAGCCGCATCACGCCGCTCGTGAAAGAGCACAAAGGCAAGGTGGCGGTTGCGGTAAAGCACCTCAAGACGGGCGAAGAGTTCTATCTCAACGCCGACGAGCCCATGCCCACCGCGAGCCTCATCAAGTTGCCGATCATGGTCGAAGCGTACTGGCAGGCGAAGGAAGACAAAATCAAGTTCGACAAGCCGGTCACGCTCGCGAAGGGGGACAAGGTGCCCGGCAGCGGCATCCTCACGCCGCACTTCTCTGAGGGGGCCGCGTTCCCGCTGAAGGACGCGATCAGGCTCATGATCGTTTACTCCGACAACACCGCCACCAACATGGTCATCGATCAGATCGGGTTGCCGGCGACCGGCGAGCGGATGGCGCAGCTCGGGCTCAAGAACACCAAAGTGAACGCGAAGGTGTTTAAGCCAGAAACTCGTCTCAGCCAGGAGTTCGGCAAGAAGTACGGTCTCGGCAGTACGACCGCGAAAGAGGCGGTCCGGTTGCTCGAACTCATCGACGCGGGGAAGGTGGTTTCTCCGGAGGCGTGCAAGGAGATGCTCGGGCACCTGAAGGCGTGCGACGATAAGGAGAAACTGGTGCGCTTTCTGCCCGCGGGAACGGTGGTCGCGCACAAGTCCGGCTCGGTGGACGCGTCGAAGACCGACGCGGGGATCATTTATACGAAAGGCGGTCCGATCGCGGTGTGTGTGCTGACCGACGCGAACGAGGATAAGCGCTGGGCCGCCGACAACGCCGGGCAGGTGCTGATCGGAAAGGTTGCGAAAGAAGTGTTCGACCACTTCGCGGAAAAGAAGTAA
- a CDS encoding glycosyltransferase family 87 protein, protein MERVAARRGLALCVTGAVAACVWALASAATYRHVPSDLTQDYLTARALRDGTPVYDPLPAAWAHPGATDTVTSDHPPPYIVALAPLELLPYPIAFLLLAAANVAAGTGCVVIVGRELGWSARVTALVVTALLLHPGAVTCLCVGNVSLVLLLPIALGWRALRRDRAGPAGAWLGLAGAIKLYPGLLVLGLFGERTWRGIATAGVVVIVCWGAATVVTGSDSLVNYVQTRAPANARSFVGHGFNLSVAGAAHRAFGAPNEYSPWLERMADRPDVAARLSWAARGAVVLLLAVGLVRARHQPDRPDRTIAILIPAMLLLSPLTWLHAVPMMLVPIAVLGRHATGSRRTFLIACAAALWMNDRWLATQWVALTGENVPPALNLILLAPTWGMLGVLALATTCPRTRER, encoded by the coding sequence ATGGAACGGGTGGCGGCGCGCCGCGGGCTGGCGCTGTGTGTAACGGGAGCGGTCGCAGCATGTGTATGGGCGCTGGCGTCGGCGGCCACGTACCGGCACGTCCCGTCGGACCTCACCCAGGACTATCTCACGGCCCGGGCGCTACGGGACGGAACACCGGTTTACGACCCGCTCCCGGCGGCGTGGGCGCATCCGGGTGCGACTGACACGGTTACGAGCGACCACCCGCCGCCGTACATCGTCGCGCTCGCCCCGCTGGAGTTACTACCGTACCCGATCGCGTTCCTGCTGTTAGCGGCAGCTAACGTTGCGGCGGGCACCGGTTGCGTCGTAATCGTCGGCCGCGAGTTGGGCTGGTCGGCCCGGGTGACGGCGCTGGTCGTCACCGCGCTGCTGCTCCACCCCGGGGCGGTGACGTGTCTGTGTGTGGGGAACGTGTCGCTCGTTCTGCTGCTGCCGATCGCGCTCGGGTGGCGGGCGCTCCGCCGTGACCGCGCCGGCCCGGCTGGCGCGTGGCTCGGGTTGGCCGGAGCAATCAAGTTGTACCCCGGCCTGCTCGTGCTGGGGTTGTTCGGTGAGCGCACCTGGCGCGGGATCGCGACCGCCGGCGTCGTTGTGATCGTCTGTTGGGGGGCCGCGACCGTCGTCACCGGCTCTGACAGTCTGGTCAATTACGTCCAGACGCGGGCGCCGGCGAACGCACGCTCGTTCGTCGGGCACGGTTTCAACTTGTCGGTCGCCGGTGCCGCGCACCGCGCGTTCGGCGCCCCGAACGAATACTCCCCGTGGCTCGAGCGAATGGCCGACCGGCCGGATGTGGCCGCTCGGCTATCCTGGGCGGCGCGGGGCGCGGTTGTTCTCCTGCTCGCGGTCGGGTTGGTCCGCGCCCGGCACCAACCCGACCGACCGGATCGGACCATCGCGATCCTGATACCCGCGATGCTTCTGCTGTCGCCGCTGACGTGGTTGCACGCGGTGCCTATGATGCTGGTCCCGATCGCGGTACTGGGCCGGCACGCGACCGGTTCCCGCCGCACGTTCTTGATCGCGTGTGCGGCCGCTCTTTGGATGAACGACCGCTGGCTCGCGACGCAGTGGGTCGCACTAACCGGCGAGAACGTACCGCCGGCGCTGAACCTGATCCTGTTGGCCCCCACCTGGGGAATGCTCGGGGTGCTCGCGCTCGCGACAACATGCCCCCGCACTCGGGAACGGTGA
- a CDS encoding Gfo/Idh/MocA family protein codes for MAKKPLRVGMIGYGFMGRAHSNAYKQVGQFFPSNYEVVLQAACARNADEVKKFADQWGYASTETDWRKLIERKDIDVIDICTPNNMHKEIAIAAAAAGKAILCEKPLAMNVPEGREMVAAVEKAGVPNMVWYNYRRIPAVTLAKKLIDEGRLGKIFHYRAKFLQDWTIKSDLPQGGQGLWRLDAAAAGSGVSGDLLAHCIDTSIWLNGRLDSVCAMTETFVKERMHTLTGKVEKVSIDDACTFMGRYENGSLANFESTRYARGHKALYTFEINGEDMSLFWDLHDLHRLQIFDYKVEGKLRGWSSIHVTDNGGDHPYMKNWWVPGLAIGYDSSFTHQVADFIQGLESGTPQGPTFKDALETQCVLDAILDSAKGQKWVDVAKA; via the coding sequence ATGGCCAAGAAACCGCTTCGCGTCGGCATGATCGGGTACGGGTTCATGGGCCGCGCCCACTCGAACGCGTACAAGCAGGTGGGGCAGTTCTTCCCGTCGAACTACGAAGTGGTGCTCCAGGCCGCCTGTGCCCGGAACGCCGACGAGGTCAAGAAGTTCGCGGACCAGTGGGGCTACGCGTCCACCGAAACCGACTGGCGCAAACTGATCGAGCGCAAGGACATTGATGTCATCGACATCTGCACGCCCAACAACATGCACAAGGAGATCGCCATTGCCGCCGCCGCGGCGGGCAAGGCGATCCTGTGCGAGAAGCCGCTGGCGATGAACGTCCCCGAGGGGCGCGAAATGGTGGCGGCGGTCGAGAAGGCCGGTGTGCCGAACATGGTGTGGTACAACTACCGCCGCATCCCCGCCGTTACGCTCGCCAAGAAGCTGATCGACGAGGGCCGGCTCGGCAAGATCTTCCACTACCGCGCCAAGTTCCTCCAGGACTGGACGATCAAATCGGACCTGCCGCAAGGCGGGCAGGGGCTGTGGCGCCTCGACGCCGCCGCCGCCGGCAGCGGGGTGAGCGGGGACCTGCTCGCCCACTGCATCGACACGAGCATCTGGCTGAACGGCCGGCTAGACAGCGTGTGCGCGATGACCGAAACGTTCGTGAAGGAGCGGATGCACACCCTGACCGGCAAGGTCGAGAAGGTGAGCATCGACGACGCCTGCACGTTCATGGGGCGGTACGAGAACGGGTCGCTGGCGAACTTCGAGAGCACCCGGTACGCCCGCGGGCACAAGGCGCTGTACACGTTCGAGATCAACGGCGAGGACATGTCGCTGTTCTGGGACCTGCACGACCTGCACCGGTTGCAGATCTTCGACTACAAGGTGGAGGGCAAGCTCCGCGGCTGGTCGAGCATCCACGTCACCGACAACGGCGGCGACCACCCGTACATGAAAAACTGGTGGGTGCCGGGGCTGGCGATCGGCTACGATTCGAGTTTCACGCACCAGGTGGCCGATTTCATCCAGGGGCTGGAGAGCGGCACGCCGCAAGGCCCGACGTTCAAGGACGCGCTCGAAACGCAGTGCGTGCTCGACGCCATCCTCGATTCCGCGAAGGGCCAAAAGTGGGTCGACGTGGCGAAGGCGTAG